One genomic window of Muntiacus reevesi chromosome 4, mMunRee1.1, whole genome shotgun sequence includes the following:
- the LOC136166898 gene encoding C-C chemokine receptor type 1, with translation METSTTAKDYEMTTEYDYGDTTPCQKVQERAFGAQLLPPLYSAVFIIGLIGNILVVLVLMQYKRLRSMTSIYLLNLAISDLIFLFTLPFWIDYKVKDDWVFGEAMCKLLSGFYFMGLYSEIFFIILLTIDRYLAIVHAVFALRARTVTFGIITSIVIWVLAILASVPGLYFSRTQWEFSHYTCSLHFPPESFTRWKQFQALKLNILGLVLPLLVMIVCYTGIINILLIRPNEKKAKAVRLIFVIMIIFFLFWTPYNLSVFISAFQDSLFTRKCEQSRQLDLAIQVTEVIAYTHCCVNPVIYVFVGERFRKYLRQLFHRLVAVHLAKWLPFLSTDRLERVSSMSPSTGEHELSAGF, from the coding sequence ATGGAAACTTCAACCACCGCAAAGGACTATGAGATGACCACCGAATACGACTACGGGGACACAACCCCGTGCCAGAAGGTGCAGGAGCGGGCCTTTGGGGCCCAGCTGCTGCCCCCCTTGTACTCGGCGGTGTTTATCATTGGCCTGATCGGCAACATCCTAGTGGTCCTGGTCCTCATGCAGTACAAGAGGCTCAGAAGCATGACCAGCATCTACCTCCTGAACCTGGCCATTTCTGACCTCATCTTCCTCTTCACGCTGCCCTTCTGGATCGACTACAAGGTGAAGGATGACTGGGTTTTCGGTGAGGCCATGTGCAAGTTGCTGTCTGGGTTCTATTTCATGGGCTTATACAGCGAGATCTTCTTCATCATCCTGCTGACCATCGACAGGTACCTGGCCATCGTCCATGCCGTGTTTGCTCTGCGGGCTCGGACTGTCACCTTCGGTATCATCACCAGCATTGTCATCTGGGTCTTGGCCATCTTGGCTTCTGTCCCCGGCTTGTACTTTTCCAGGACCCAGTGGGAGTTCAGCCACTACACCTGCAGTCTTCATTTTCCTCCTGAAAGCTTCACAAGGTGGAAGCAGTTCCAGGCTCTGAAACTGAACATCCTGGGCCTGGTATTGCCTCTGCTGGTCATGATAGTCTGCTACACAGGGATTATTAATATTCTGCTCATAAGACCCAATGAGAAGAAGGCCAAGGCTGTGCGTCTGATTTTTGTCATCATGatcatcttctttctcttttggacGCCCTACAATCTGAGTGTCTTTATTTCCGCTTTCCAAGATTCCCTGTTCACCCGTAAGTGTGAGCAGAGCAGACAGCTGGACCTGGCCATTCAAGTGACGGAGGTGATCGCCTACACTCACTGCTGCGTCAACCCTGTAATCTATGTCTTTGTCGGCGAGAGGTTCCGCAAGTACCTGCGGCAGTTGTTCCATCGGCTGGTGGCTGTGCACCTGGCCAAGTGGCTCCCCTTCCTCTCCACAGACAGGCTGGAGAGGGTCAGCTCCATGTCCCCGTCCACAGGCGAGCATGAGCTCTCTGCTGGGTTCTGA